A part of Streptomyces sp. NBC_01235 genomic DNA contains:
- a CDS encoding IS1380 family transposase has product MKKSSGSYPRVRVEGGGRGVVAQAGAVLLVETVRRSGLDTAISAALAPWRKRRAVHDPGKILLDVALAVALGGDCLADVGMLRAEPAVFGPVASDPTVSRLVDALAASGPKALAAIRGARSEVRQRVWELAGASSPAADGQVIVDIDGVLVLAHSEKQDATATWKKTFGHHPLVAFVDHGPAGSGEPVAALLRPGNAGSNTAADHIETAQLALAQLPKRLRRGRQTLIRTDSGGGTHAFLDWLSRRGRWLSYSVGMTITDAIHQAVLKIPKKAWTPAYDAGGTERPGAWVAEITDMPDLSTWPKGMRLIVRKERPHPGAQLRFTDLDGLRLTCFATNTKGGQLADLELRHRRRARCEDRIRGARATGLRNLPLHDTAQNRIWLEIVSLALDLLAWMPMLALSGDARRWEPKKLRLRLFSAPAQLVNTGRRRWLRLPTRWPWTAVISHAIVRLHALPNPG; this is encoded by the coding sequence GTGAAGAAGAGTAGCGGGTCGTACCCGCGTGTCCGTGTCGAGGGCGGCGGCCGTGGAGTTGTTGCCCAGGCCGGGGCCGTGCTGCTGGTCGAGACGGTCCGCAGGTCCGGCCTGGACACCGCGATATCCGCGGCGCTGGCGCCGTGGCGCAAGCGGCGGGCCGTGCACGATCCGGGCAAGATCCTGCTGGATGTGGCGCTGGCCGTCGCACTCGGCGGTGACTGTCTGGCCGACGTCGGCATGCTGCGGGCCGAGCCGGCGGTGTTCGGCCCGGTGGCCTCCGATCCGACCGTCTCCCGCCTCGTCGACGCGCTCGCCGCGTCCGGCCCGAAAGCTCTTGCAGCGATCCGCGGCGCGCGTTCCGAAGTACGTCAGCGAGTCTGGGAGTTGGCCGGGGCAAGCAGTCCGGCCGCCGACGGCCAGGTGATCGTGGACATCGACGGCGTGCTGGTCCTCGCCCACTCCGAGAAACAAGACGCCACCGCGACCTGGAAGAAGACCTTCGGCCATCACCCGCTTGTCGCGTTCGTCGACCACGGCCCAGCCGGGTCCGGAGAGCCGGTGGCGGCCCTGCTGCGGCCCGGCAACGCGGGCTCCAACACCGCCGCCGATCACATCGAGACCGCCCAACTCGCCCTGGCCCAGCTGCCCAAACGCCTGCGGCGGGGACGGCAGACGCTGATCCGCACCGACTCCGGCGGCGGCACCCACGCCTTCCTCGACTGGCTCTCCCGGCGCGGCCGGTGGCTGTCGTATTCCGTCGGAATGACCATCACCGACGCCATCCACCAGGCCGTCCTGAAGATCCCGAAGAAGGCATGGACACCGGCCTACGACGCGGGCGGCACCGAACGGCCCGGAGCCTGGGTCGCAGAGATCACCGACATGCCCGACCTGAGCACCTGGCCGAAGGGCATGCGGCTGATCGTCCGCAAGGAACGCCCGCACCCCGGGGCACAGTTGCGCTTCACCGACCTCGACGGACTGCGGCTCACCTGCTTCGCGACCAACACCAAAGGCGGCCAGCTCGCCGACCTCGAACTGCGTCACCGCAGGCGGGCCCGCTGCGAGGACCGCATCCGCGGCGCCCGCGCCACCGGCCTGCGCAATCTGCCCCTGCACGACACGGCACAAAACCGGATCTGGCTGGAGATCGTCTCCCTCGCACTCGACCTCCTCGCCTGGATGCCGATGCTCGCACTGAGCGGCGATGCCCGCCGCTGGGAGCCCAAGAAGCTCCGGCTGCGGCTGTTCTCCGCCCCCGCGCAGCTCGTGAACACCGGCCGCCGCCGCTGGCTCCGCCTGCCCACCCGATGGCCCTGGACCGCCGTCATCAGCCACGCGATCGTCAGGCTCCACGCCCTGCCGAACCCCGGCTGA